TGGACAGGCAATTTTTGAAGGGATGAAAGCGTATCGCCAGGCTAATGGTAAGATCAGTGTTTTCAGACCAGAGAAAAACTTTGAGCGTTTCAACAAATCAGCGGCACGTATGTCTATGCCAGCTATCCCTAAAGAAATCTTTATGCAGGGTATCGCTGCATTAATTGATATTGATGAAAAATGGGTACCTGCACAGGAGGATTATTCTTTATACATCCGTCCGGTAATGTTTGCTACCGATCCATATTTAGGGGTTAGACCATCAGATAAATATACTTTTGCTTTATTAACTACGCCTACCGGCCCTTACTATAGCAAAGCCTTAAAAGTTAAAATTGAGACAGAATATACCCGTGCTGATGACGGTGGTGTTGGTTATGCCAAAACTGCAGGAAACTATGCCCGCTCTTTATTCCCTTTTGCGGAAGCGCAAAAAGAAGGTTTCGACCAGTTAATCTGGACTGATGCTGCTACTCATGAATTTATTGAGGAAGCTGGAACTGCAAACCTGATCTTTGTGATCAATGGTAAGCTGGTAACACCTTCAGTAAGAAGCACCGTTTTAGACGGAGTAACCCGCGATACCATAATTACCCTTGCTAAAAAAGCAGGTATTGAAGTTGAAGAAAGACGTGTAAGCGTAAAAGAAGTCATTGAAGGCATCGAAAACGGAAGTCTTACCGACGCTTTTGCAGCAGGTACTGCGGCAACAGTTACACCAATCGGTGCAATTGGTTACCAAGGTAAAACTTATACTTTAACAGATCCTGCAACACGTACCATTTCTGCAGGCATTGCCAAAACACTAAACGATATCCGTTACGGGTTAGCTCCTGACGAGTTTGGCTGGAACTGGGTATTGTAAGCAATCGCTTCAAAAAACATAAAATACAGGCGCCTTTATCAAGGGCGCCTTTTTATTGTCAAATCATAAAAACTAACTATACTTATTCAAATGAAGCCAACCTTAATCCTGGGTTTAGCAGGTGCTTTACTTTTCAGCATTCCGACATCTGCTCAACTTAAAAAGCTAAACCAACAGCAAATATTTGCCGGCCAACCTTCGCTAACCAAGCCAATGAGCACAATAACAGGTTGGAGTGACGACAACCATTACATTGAAATGGATCCGCAAGATCGTAAACTGTATGCTGTTGATATCAAATCAGGGGCAAAAACAGCTTATACTCCCCCTCCTCTAAGCAATGTAAATGTATTTGTAGATAAGAACGACATCTATATCCGATATGGAAAAGATGCCCCAAAACGCTTAACAAACGATAAAGACGAGGAGAAGAATCCGGTCTTGTCGCCGGATGGGAAATATGTAGCCTTTACCCGTAACAATGACTTGTTTGCAGTTAACACGGAAACTGCAAAAGAGATCAGGTATACTACTGATGCCACCGATGTCATTTACAACGGTTGGTCATCCTGGGTATATTATGAGGAAATTTTAGGCAGACCGACCAACTACCGCGCTTTTTGGTGGGCACCGGATAGTAAGCATATTGCTTTCATGCGTTTTGATGATACCAAGGTACCCATGTTCCCTATCAATGGCTCAACAGGTCAGCATGGCTACGTAGAAAAAACACGTTACCCTAAAGCAGGAGACCCAAATCCTGAGGTAAAAGTAGGCTTCGTAAAGACTACCGGTGGTCCTGTAGTATGGGCTGATTTCAATGAGAAAGATGACCAGTATTTTGGCACACCTTATTGGAGTTATGATGGCAGCAATCTGATGGTTCAGTGGATGAACCGAGGCCAGGACAACCTGAAATTTTATGCTGTAAACCCTACTTCGGGTGCGAAAAAAGAAATT
This is a stretch of genomic DNA from Candidatus Pedobacter colombiensis. It encodes these proteins:
- a CDS encoding branched-chain amino acid aminotransferase, whose translation is MNDTLDITITKAENSRLTVTDFSQLPFGKVFSDHMFIAEYDNGQWSNLQVLPYGPIPMSPAISALHYGQAIFEGMKAYRQANGKISVFRPEKNFERFNKSAARMSMPAIPKEIFMQGIAALIDIDEKWVPAQEDYSLYIRPVMFATDPYLGVRPSDKYTFALLTTPTGPYYSKALKVKIETEYTRADDGGVGYAKTAGNYARSLFPFAEAQKEGFDQLIWTDAATHEFIEEAGTANLIFVINGKLVTPSVRSTVLDGVTRDTIITLAKKAGIEVEERRVSVKEVIEGIENGSLTDAFAAGTAATVTPIGAIGYQGKTYTLTDPATRTISAGIAKTLNDIRYGLAPDEFGWNWVL